CGACAATCCCGACCTGCCGGGTCTGGGCCGCGAACGGCTGCGCCTGTCCCTGACCCCGCGCCTGCCCAAGGATCCGTGGCTGGCTTTGCTGCGGGCCGAGGCCGAGGCCGGGCGCATCCTCCCCGACGGCGCCTTCCTGCGCCTGCCCGGCCACGAGGTCCGCCTGTCCCCGGATGACGAGGCGATCTGGGACCGCATCCAGCCCGCGCTGCTGGGCGATCTGCGCTATCGCCCGCCCCGCGTGCGCGATTTCGCGACCGAGTTCGGCGCGGATGAAAAGGACATCCGCCGCATCCTGCGCCTGACGCAGAGGCTGGGGCGGACCGACCAGATCGCGCATGACCATTTCTTCGCCCGCAGGGTGACGGCGGACATGGTGGCGATCCTGCGCGACGTGGCGGCGGCCACGGATGACGGCTGGTTCACCGCGCCCCAGTTCCGCGACCGGGTCCGGAACGGCCGCAAGGTCGCCATCGAGATCCTGGATTTCTTCGACCGCCACGGGGTCACGCTGCGCCGGGGTGATCTGCGGCGGCTGAACCCGCACCGGCTGGACCTCTTCGGCTAGAGGATCGCGCCGCCCTGTTCGACCACCGCCTCCATCGCCACATAGCTGGAGGTCGAGGCCACATGCGGCAGGGCCGACAGCTTTTCGGCCATGATGCGGCGGTAATCGGCCATGTCGCGCGACCGCACCTTCAGCAGGTAGTCGAAGCCCCCCGCGATCATGTAGCATTCCTCGACCTCGGGGATCAGGCGGATGGCGGCGTTGAAGGCCTCCAGCGCCTTGTGGCGGGTGTCGGACAGGCGCATCTCGACATAGGTGACATGGGTCAGGCCAAGGCGCACCGGCGACAGGATGGCGCGATATCCGGTGATCAGGCCCGCCTCCTCCAACTGGCGGATGCGCAGGGCGACGGGGGTCTTGGAGAGGCCCACCTTGCGCGCCAGTTCCGTCACCGGGATGCGGGCATTGGCGACCAGCTCGGCCAGGATGCGGCGGTTGATCGGGTCCAGCAGGTCTGTCACGCAAAAGGCCCATAACTTGGGAAAATCGCCTGCATCATGCGCCATGATTGGTCCCTTCGTCCAGATGCCCTGCGGTATCATGGCGGGAACAGCCAGATGGGGTGCCGCCATGTCCGACCTTGATTCCGCCGCCAAGTTCCAGCCCGAGGGCCCCCTGCTGGACCGCCTCGTGGCCGAGGCAGACCTGTCCCCCGCCATGCGCGCCCGCATCAGCGACCGCGCCGCCGCCTTGGTCCGCCGCATCCGCAGCGAATCCAAGCCCACGATGATGGAGCTGATGCTGGCCGAATACGGCCTTTCGACCCGCGAGGGCGTGGCCCTGATGTGCCTGGCCGAGGCGATGCTGCGCGTGCCCGACCGCCACA
This portion of the Paracoccus aestuarii genome encodes:
- a CDS encoding Lrp/AsnC family transcriptional regulator → MAHDAGDFPKLWAFCVTDLLDPINRRILAELVANARIPVTELARKVGLSKTPVALRIRQLEEAGLITGYRAILSPVRLGLTHVTYVEMRLSDTRHKALEAFNAAIRLIPEVEECYMIAGGFDYLLKVRSRDMADYRRIMAEKLSALPHVASTSSYVAMEAVVEQGGAIL